The DNA segment TCACCCTCGGACACCCTACCTCTCTGCCACCTGTAAACTAACATAGCCTGCCCTGTACAGAGAAGCTGATCGACCAGAAGAACAAATACCCCGAGGGTCACGCCGCCGACAAATATGTCCTTAACTGTACTGCTCGTATCTTGACCGGAATACTTCATACCAGCCACTGTGTCGCCTGGTCTATCCTCCTCCGCGACGCTCGGGCGAAGCTTGCCGAGGCCAACGACATTTACTGGCGCGCCAGTGCGCGGGAAATGAAGGACAGAAAGCCGACTGGCAAAATCCATGTGGCCTACGGGCTGGCTTTGCAAAGGGACTTCTTCATCGAGCTGGTGGAGTGGCTCCAGTTCTCCACGAGCAGCATGGATTATGGTACGTGTCCGGTTAAACCCCGGAGATATTTTTATGAGTATCATGACTGACGACCCTGGTAGACGAGGAACTCCAGAGGAAGCTGCAGGATACCGAGCAGATGCTGAAGAAGACCCAGAAGAAGCTGTGGGAAACCGAGAAGATGTGGAAGGAAAACGAGAAGTGGCTGGACAACACTGAGAAGGTGGCGGAGAAAATTGAGAAGAGGCTGGGGGAAACtaagaagaagctgggggAAACTGAGAAGACACTGGAGGTAACtaaggagaggttgaagaagttggAAAAGCTGGAGGGGCTGGAGAAAGCAAAGACGATCGAGGAATCCgcgaagaagttgaagaaggcaaagaagtTGGATGAACTCCCGGAGACGCTGGAGGAACCCCCAAAGAAGCTGGATAAGGCAAAGAAGCTGGATGGATTCCCGAAGATTCCGGAGGAACTCGCAGACAAGCTGGAGAATCTCTGCATTAAGCAGGACTTGAATGTTttcgatgacgatgaggattggGTCATTGTCGAGGCTGGCTCTGCTTAGAGAATACCTAGGTTTCTACATCCTTGACTTGAGATACACCAGCAAATCAGACTGTTTTTGACCTGAATGCAAGAAGTAACTTGACGACTTCTCTTTAGGTTCCTTTTACAACAGAGCTCTTTGAGCAACCACCTGTCATGCATAGGTATCTGGGAGTAAACGACACATTTGATATCGTCAAAAACTGCCTCTGTGACTTCCGCGTTCAGTACGCAGATAAGGTATGCTTGTTTTCTCGGGAGCCACCGGTTCTTTGGAGCAGTGCCTCATTGTCGATGAAACTTTGGGCACACACTTTACTCTTCCATCAGTGGGCGGTGATGCTGAGCAAGTGAATTGGTGACGGTAGCGCCAACCGACAGCCTACCAGCAAGTAAATTGACCATGTTGTCCCCAATCCCCACAAGTGAATAAGGTAACCACTATTGTACCTCATAGACCCACCGATACTCAAGTCATCACGATGATAACCACATGTATATATTTGCCATCTCCATTGCTTCCTCCTCATGCCCGCACTTCCCAAACTCCATTGACAACACATCTCTACCTCCTTCTCAAGTCTCAAGGATACAAAacaaacaccatcatcatcatgcctTCCAGCGCTTTCAACTGGGGTGCCATCGGTGCGTCTCCTTCAACAAACAACCTTTACAAATCCAGCTAACACACCCTGTGTAGAGGAGGCTATCGATATGAATGAGGTTGTCCCCGGCAAAGGTAGCAAGATAGTGTTCATGCCCGTCGCTCGCGACGTCATCCAGGACATGCAGAGCAACAAAAGAATCACCATGGCCGCTTTGCGTCAAGACTGCCAGGAAGTCCTCAAACAAGTCAACAGGCAGTACCAGTCAGCAGCCCGCTCCGTCGCCGACAGTGTCACCCTCAGTGTGAAGGAGACTTCAACAAGCTGATCATCAAGAGACATTTCTTTGCCTTTATGCTGGGTTGGATCGAGATGTCGAGGGTGAAGCAAGGCATATCTGAGATTTCTGGTGTGTAGAAAGCCTCTGATTGTGGAATAAaaggaacttggcagctaACCACATGTATACAGAGTCACTGTCGTCCAACTGGATTCTTTTGCCCATTAAATCAGATTGGGACGTGGATGCTTATGATGCAGACTGGGTCATGGTTGGGAAGGCCGATTTGGTTTAGGAGGAAagggatgaagatgagggcAGACACATAAGAGAGAGGAATGAGACATGAAGAACCAAGCACCATTGCCCTATCGATAGATCCATACCACATCAAAGGATAAAAAGACGATGAAAAGAGGAAATCTTCCTCCCAGGTGACAAAGCCAAACCACGAACAATCCCGTCGGTGTCGACGACCCCAATGTCGGCATTGCAGAGCTTAAAGCGGGTTGTTGGGCCCGCTTCCTGATTCCGCTCACTGACTCTGTGGCGCGAGAGAAATCTCGATGCTCCGATGTGTGCTTTGCCGTCGGTCTTGTGGGCCTGTGATGGTTCTCGACGCTCATGAGCACATGTATAAATTCCGTCCCAACTTCGCCCTCACCCATTTGTTTTTCGTTTTCCCACACATTTCACAACAGGCTTCAGTCACTCTACACCATTAGGCACCTACCTAACATATCACCTGCCCCACCCCCCGTTCCCACAGTCAGTCATTGCCATGAATCCCCCAAGCATTTTCAACTGGGACCGAATCGGTAAGCACCCTCcaaacctacctacctaggtacctcTTCCGACATATTAACCATACCCAGGGCGGGCTCTCAAGAAAGGTCGTGGGCCGGAGAAGATGCCGCTGCAGTCCACCTTTGACGAGATTGCCACCGCCTATTTCAAGGAGGTAATCtggaaggacaagaaggtcTCCCTTCATGATCAGCTCCGTGACTGCCGCGAGATGTTGGAGCACAGTGAGTATGCCTGGGCGGATGTCCCCACTGAGGATGACCATACCCCCGAGACCGCTAAGACCAAGAACATCATGCTGGTTGAGGTGGCTGTCCGCCGCACATTCTTCAGACTTTGCCAGAGCTGGATtaaggagaggatggagatggctgGGGTTTCGGAGGGGACTGAGAATCCTGGCGTGTTGGAGGGGACTGAGAGCCATCCAGGTAAGCGATGCTGAGCGGTCATCAGAGCTTTCCAGTGGGAGTGTTCTGATGCTGACAAAGATGTCAAATAGGTACAGAGGTTATTCCCACCAACGACAATGCCTGCACGTCCGCGGAGGATCATGGCTTTGACACGGGCTGTGATGATTGGGTTCTTGTTGAGGGAGTCTCGTGCTAGGATTGGATTGGCAGCACAGTGTCCGATGTGGCGCGAAGGCTTCAGGATGGATTGTTCATCAAGGGTAGACATGTTGGTTACATTGATGGGGACCAAAGAAGAGCAGGACTCCGGAATAAAAGATCAACTATGCTTTAAAATACTCACTTTACCTGGACCTGGAGAGCTCTGCGACAGGTTTTGAGGAGTAGAATACCAAGTTACGCTCAGTGACATCAGGGTCCACAATCGTCACATGAGAGGCGCTCATAGCGCTCGTGGCGCTCCCAAGTTCACTACCAGACCACATTATATTCACTGCCTTTGACACAAAACTCAAACGCAGGTGAATATCCCATCAGATACCTGTTGCTCCCATAAAGTCCCACCCCATCCTGCCTCATGTATCAAATACATTCCTTATCGCGCCGCAAAAGCTTTCTCTCATGCGCACCCTAATccatcacctcaccaccacaaacctTTTTAACCAACCATCTATTCAAGTCAACGTAGCCTCTCCAGTGCTTCACAATGCCCAAGAACGTCTTTGACTGGGAGCCAATCTGTAAGCCCGCCTTGAATCTCCTCACAAAGACCTGCTAACAAATATAAACAGGCGCCACCCTCATGGAGGGGCGCGGTCCCGCAGACCTCCCCCCTCCGGCACTCTTCATGTCAACCGCCAGGGCACTCATTGTCAATCTTCATCAGGAAAAGAAGATTCCGATTCGCAGACTCATTCGTGACTGCAAGGAGATGAGAGACAATAGCGGGTATGCACTGGGCGATGTTTCTTCTAGCAAGAAAGCTGACAATGCACCTACTTTTTTAGGGACGTCTTCAAAATACAATTCGGGAACTTGCCGGTGAAGGTCATCATCCGTCGTCAGTTCTTTCAGCTTACTTTGACCTGGCTGGAGGGCATGCTGCAGAAGGCTTGTGagactgctgttgctggggtggaTGATTATGGTAAGTTGATAACGCTGAACTGAGGGCTTGACCTTATCTTATCTTATGACCGCTATCAAATCGAAGTTTTATCAGCTAACAGATTCTATTCAATGGCAGATGGTGTCCCAAGCGACCAGGATATTCTCAACTCGGAGCCTGACTGGGAGGAAGTCACTGGGTTGGAGGATTGGGTCTGGGTTGAAAAAACAGATGTCGAGGCTTGATTGAGCTTGGAAGACAGCATCGCTCTTCTGTTTCTCAAGAACACTCCTTTTTGTGGGTGGCATGCGATGCAACTCAAAAATCCATCAAGAAAGCCAGACGAGCTTTTCCAGGTGTTAACCTTTCAATACCTTATCTGTGATTTTTTGTGCCACGTAATAAAGAGCCACAATTGTCTCATGTCAGCACACAAAGGTAATGCAGGGCCTTCTTGCAACATCCATAAAAACTGCGGCTGGCCGTGATTTAGAACCTttttccatcctcctcttacTGTCAAGCCACGATCCGCAATACCAAGCCACCAGCCGTCAACAAGAAAAGCCAGGCAGCCAACAAAATACTGTCTTTGGTTCCAAGTTAATTTCCCAACTTAACCCACAATCTTACCCAGATCATTCCCACAAGCTCCAGACAACAAACTAATCTCCCTACCCAAGATATCACACAAAAAACCAAAATCATGGACCTCGACAACACAGACACCGTAGACGTCTCCTCATCCGACGTCCAAAACacacccccaccatcaatAGACCCAACCTTCAACTGGGACGAGATCCGTAAcgtcccctctctctcccattCTAAACCCCTCCTAACCACACATCCCaggccccctcctcctcaaccccccaaccgacccctcctcccccggcgaTCCCACCACTATCCCCCAAGAAAACTTCCAACCTACCTTCTCCCGCCTCCTTGACACCTACATGTCCCTCGACCCATCCGAAACCTTTGACGACATCGTCTACCTCCACAAACTCCGCACCCTCTCCCAAGGATGCACCAACCACCTCGCCATCTGCACTTACCTCGAGCAACAGTCGTCCATCCACGACAAAGACGACGACGTCCGGCTCCGCAGAGAGTTCTTCGAGATGCTGGCGCAGAATCTCGAGGTGTTTGTCAGGGGCCAGGAAAAAGTCGTCGAGAAGCTCTGGACGCAATCGGACTGGAAAAGGGAGCATGATGTCCTCGGTGGATTAATGGGGTTGAGCATGGGTGGTACGTCGAGGGaagcgaaggaggaggaggagatggaggggttggagggtaGTTGGGCAAAGAGGTAATGAATTTGTTAATATTGATGAGAATAACAGCTCAAATAAACCCCAGCGCTTGGTTAGCTAATCTAACGGCTTCCTTTCCACTGGGGGTATCCCCCTCCAAGGCAACCAGCTTGTCTAATCCCAGTGATTGAACCCCCACTGGATCACAAAACCTCATGACATAATCTTCAGTCGGCCGGCCGATGTGACGGGACTCGCCTTCACCGCCGGGAAAGTCAGGGGCCGGAGTACCCTCGAGAAAGGCGGCTCTTTGGCGGGCGACGTATTGTGCGCTTGCTTCGGTGGTGGGGCAGATGGGGATGTACATGACGCTTGAGTCGCCATGGCCGTTGTGAGTTTTGTCAACGGCGTGGATTGCTGTTGTAGCATATTGTTGTTAGTTCGGGGACCATGGTGCTCTTATTAGAGGAAAGAAGAGGTGCTACTCACTGTCACAATGCCAAACAACATAATCCCCCGGCCTTACCTCAAGAACATGCACCATCgtcctctccagctccaaatGCGGGTGTAACCCCTCCGGGAACTCCTGGCCATGTCCCGGAGACGCACCTTGCAAATCACTGGTCATCTTTTCTCCGCCAGTAAACTCCCAGTTGTCTACCTCCAGATGCCTCCTCTTGTCACCGCCAAGCTGGTGTAGCGTCTTGATATCCCTGAAGAATGGCCTTAGCAAAGTGTACACAGCTGTTTCCCTCACTAGAGGGTTGACAAGCAGTGTCCCTTCTCCAGGCCCTGACTTGCTCATGGAGAGCCACCCCTGAAATGTCCGGAACATACTGCACGCTCCGAGGCCATCGTGCAAGTTTGTCACGGCGTTCAATCTGCCGCTGGCATCAAAGGGGTCGTAGCTCTCCCAGTCACCGCGGAAGATGGGGTTGTAGATACCGCCGAGGCCGTAGCCATTTTCCTCCCAACGTTCGACGCTGCCGCCGTCTTGGTGGGGACCCAGGGCGAATTGGGCGTCGCCTGGTTGGCGTATGCGGAGGCGGTCGGCGTAGCAGAGAGGGGTGGATAGGGAGATGGGTGTGCTCGGATTAGAGGCGTGCCAGAGGGAGGACATGAGGGTGGTTTGCgccttgaggagggaggggtggaatCTGGCGCGGGCTTGGGTGCTGGACCAGTACAGCTCGAGGACTTGGGGATGGTCTGAGGGGAAGCCTGCTTGGTGTTAGGACCGGTTTTGAAGACCGTGACAACCAGAGAACGTACCTTTGGTATGTGGATTTTGGCGGACATATTCCTCAATTTCGTACTTGTACGCCCTGGCTTCATCCTCGGGTATCACACCCTTTATGACAGCTACACCTCGTTTCTTGAGCTCTGGTTTCGAGGCGGCGAGGTCTTCTTCGAGATGGCTGAAGCGTATCTCGGGCACGATAGACGGACCACGTTGTGCGATGACCTCGTTCTCACGCTGCAGAACGCTGAGGAGCCGCTTCCAGCTGGCGATGACAGCCTCCTCATGGCCTTGGACCAGTCTGAGTTTGAGTTGGCGATAACGATCTGGAAGAGGCTCTGGGGCCTTGCCAGACATGGAGGCAAAAGCATCTGAGATGTCTCCTTCCCGTTTCTTGGGGCTCATGGACGCCATGCAGACGACCCCCCGCGTCTGGTACCGTGGTGGTTGCCTACATGAGCGGAGGAGCGGGGTAGAAAGTCGTACACGGCATGTTGCCGGCGGGAGTCTCGCAGGGAGAACAGCCTTCATTTTGAATGGCGATATGCGAGCAGTTATCGGAATGTTGatgaggctgaagaagatgttGAAAACTTCGGGGTTCAAGAACCAGGGGGgtcggtgtggttgagggaCTGTAGAACTCGAAATTTCATGATATCAAGGCATCCCGTCTTCCCGATAATCACGGCGTGATAATATACCCGAGCCTCGAGGTTGGGTCGCACAAACATCCCATTCGGAGTTGCTGTTTTTGGTGTCATTGAGCTCACGCGACTAACGTCATGGCGAGGTGACAAAGATATGGCAAAGGAGGGCCATGATGCGGCGGGCTTGTCATTTCGCGGATAGATGAAGCTGCTATCATCCACAGTGCTATGGGGTTTTAAAAACCGGGCCGAATGTTGAGGGCATGCCTTCCATGATATGCACGGCTTCCAGCGTGAACCAAAcagttgggatggtggtgggttgggacACTTAGTGGGGATCAGAAACCAAGGGTTCCGGCGCGAGGATCCATTTCTCGCCGCCAAGCCCGCCAAGGCGGGGAAACGGTCTAACCGGATAAGGAAGCCCCGACGTCCCCACAGCCGAAAATCGAGCGGCTGTCTTCAATTGCTCTCCGCCTCTGTCTGTCGGCTACCACGCAGTGCGGACTCAACGGTGGACGGCTTCAATTGCAAGACGCCGGATTGATCACTCTCCGACACTGCTTTGCTTCGCTGCTCGCGGAAATCCTCTCCAGACTGTCTCCACACTTGGCGGGACGGCAACTCGTGGGTCTGCATTTTCACCATGCCTGCCAAACCTGTTGTCTTCGTAGCAACCGATTCCTCCGGCCTGCCCGTCAAGAGGAAACAGGCGCATCAGGCTTGCGACACCTGCAGGAAAAGAAAGGTATGTCCTGCCAATAATCTCTCCTTACTTCTTTTTCCGGTAATCCGAAGGCTCCGCCACCGTTCCCTACAGCACATTCGACCATTCTTTGACAGGTTCAACGCAACATGGTAGACCATGGTAGACAGCTTGATGCAAAAATGAAGAGAACATTGCACCAGGGGTTATCGGCCTTCAGGAATGCGTTGAATTGGCCTTTACGTTTGCTTGGTAAAGACAAGAGCTTTCTCTGGATATTTCATGGCATACTCTTGGTTATCTACGGTGGCTAACTTTTCCAGAAACGTTGCGGGCATCTTCCAGGGAATCAATCAGTCGAAGACTCCAGTATCATAGATGTTGAAAGTCCCAGGCCTTCGCCAAGTTTACGGCCTCAGAATCCAATTCCGCCTCACGCCAGCCAACGCTCAAGCTCAAAACCCCAAGACCCTCCTGACGCGGATGTGTCTGACGCAGCcgccgagcttcttcttcgcttcTTTTCACACGCCCGCGAGAAACCAGGACGCAACGACTCCAGTCATGACGCGTCACAGAGAAAACAGCCGCCTATCGATTCAGCCCCAAGATTCCTCGGGGACCTGAACCCGGAAGGAATTCTAGCCGAAGCCACAATGACCACCTGGCCGGGGCCTTCCAACTCATCTGGTACAGCCTCCAAGATCACAGATGTTGAGAGGGATAATCGCCCTGGTGTCTCTATCCCGCCGTGGGCTgtgtcatcaccaacaggTGAAgcgacaacaacctcaaaATCACCGGAAGCCACGCGGGACCCCGGTGATGAAGACCAGCCGACAGGGTTCTTCTCATTCCGTGTAGACGGGTCGTGGCTCAAGGTGCCAGTACGAGATGCAACGACTATCAAACTCATCAAAGAGCTCCTTGGAAGCACCACGGAAATTGCCCCAGCAGTCTTGCCCACAGAACCTGAATGGCTTTTCATGAGGGACATGTACCTTCGAAAGATCCAACCAATATTTCCAATCCTTGACAGAGAGACCCTTGTTGATCTTCCCCAAGACAAAAACGTACGCGAAGCCATCCAAGCCGCAGTTTGCCTAGCCATCTCGACCGATCCGGAGGTCAGCGGACGCTTGACATTGGGATGTAGGAGTCAAGATGGCAAAGGTTGGGTGCGAGAATCCGTGGACTATGAAGACTACTCACAAGCTTTGGCGAGCTTCATAAACACCCGCATCAGGAGCCGGGAGCTTCCACTGCTTTACAACCTTCAGGTCATGGGGATTACTTGTCTGTACTGGCAACCAGAGGAAGTCAACGAGCGGTCTGCTCCGCTGAATCTTTTTGGGAATCTGGTGAGCATTGCTGCCTCGCACGGTGTTCATCTGGAGCTTCAAGGAAAAGGCCATCTAGCCGATCAGAGATATCCTCCGGGGACTGGGAAGCGGCTGTTTAAGTGCATTTATGCTTTGGACCGATTACTTGCTGCCTTTTCGGGACGGCCAGTGATGTTTCACAATGAGGACCTCATGGACCGACCAAAGGCTGATCCTGATGACCCACCCAGCTTCCGGCTGTTCATGTCACTCATTCACGTTTTGGATCAAGTGATAGAGATGTATCGACCGCGGCCGACGGTGACGTACATTGATATTCCCGTGTACGAGCAGATGGCGCTGGATGTTGGGGCGCAGTGTGAGCCAGAGATAATATTGAGCAAGTGCCCACCGTCTTCCCTCCGAAGTTCTCTATTGTTACTGACAGCATGACACAGCCACACTTGAAGTCCTGTACCACGCTATCGGTGTCCTCTCGGTACGAATGACCCGCGAACGCTTCGCTACCCCTCCAGAAACCGACAACGGCAACAAGACGCCCGTCAGCTATCAGCACTTGCCGCCAAGCAGTGTGAACGCACGCAGATCACACTCCTCAGACCGTATCCTCGATGTGATATCAGCGTACAAACTCAGCCCATTCCCGTTTGTGCCATATGCCCTGTCGCTTTCCTTGTCAGTCGCATACAGGAAATGGAAATTCAGCAAATTACCGATGTTCCGCACTCGTGGTAAAGCCGACTTCTTGAAAGTCGCTGCGGCCATTCGACAGCTCTCTCCTATCTGGGCCAACGCTCGTTTGAGCAGTGAGTTGGGAAACGCCGTGGTGCGCAATCTTGAGAGGAGTGAGGCGTTGCTTCGTGAGCGTGCCAAAGCAAAAGGGGGCGTCTGCGCgccttccaagcccaaggctATCAACGACAGCGGTTCTGCGTTTAACATTGAGCTTCATTCACGTGCGAGATGGCTTATTGAGAAGCCTGATGAGGGCGCGAGGCAAGACTCGACAAATCCCCCTAGTTCAGGCGCCAGGCTTCAACCTGGTCTCGTTGCGGGGGCCTGTGAGCCCCTTTCTCCGTCGTCGACGCTTGCGAATACATCACAGGGCCATCCTGATACTGCAATGGCTGTAGGTAGCTATCAGATACCGGACACGTCAGGTGTTGGGCATACAAATGTCAACTTGTTTGGGTCAATGGGCGGTGACCAAATGGAATCGGGCTCTGGGGAATTTATGGCTATGAATGATAGCTTGATATTCGACTCTTGGGACCCGACGTTTGCGCAGATGATTGACTATTCGTTTGCGAGTAACTTGGATCCGGGAAATCCGTTTGGGTCGTGTGAGTATATGGGGTTTACATGAGGTTATACATTCGATGCTTCCTTTTCGGCGTTGTTGGGACCAACAAGCTTTGGGGTTATCCTTTTGGATTGGAACAGGGGCACATGCATCAACGAAAGGTCAAAGAGCAGTTGTTTGTTACAGAAAATCGAATAAAGGCAGTCAAAGTGCCCGAGCCAGGTTTTCTCATCCCAAACCTTGGTTTCTAGCGCCTTGCTGTCCTACCAGACAGATATGTAACGTCAGTtccaaacaaaaaagaacCAAAATATCAGCCTGCATCGTCAAAGTCGCGGTAGTTTGCTATCAGATCCTCTGTCTTGCTCCCGATCCTCCATAGATGGTTGAAGGTTGCTATTGTGATTCTAGCATATTGCAGACAGATACGCACTACCGCACAACATTGCTTTTGGGGGGCCCCGATGGGGGCCGGTCGGCGCTTGATGTGATGGTCCTGCGGCGGCAAGGCAGGCTTATAGCCACCCGCCTTTGATTCTATAACACTGGGGATGGcgtcttttttctttttcaccGTCACCAATTCTTCCTGAAGTACAAGTTCAGTCAATGTCTCCAGCAACGCCAGAGTCAAACAAAGATGCCGGGAAGAGAGCTCTGAGCTACAGCCCCCAAAGCTGGGGCAACAAGTTCGCCCGGACCACTATCTCAACACTAAACCTTGAATCACTCTCAAACAACACCGCACGCCATGAAGAATCTTACGGACTTGAGAGCGTCACCCGAATGGCGAGAGATGTCGGTCTGAAGCAGTATCGTTATGAGGAGCGGGTTCGGGAAGAAAGGCTCGGAGAGGGGGTGTCATATTTGGTTGAAAGGTGCACGATAGAGCAAAATGTCTTTGCTGTCAAACATGTCAAGTTTGACCAACATGTTAACCGAAGCTCTCTTCGCAAGAACCTCAAGTTAGTTGTCTTGGAAATGCGGATAATGGCacatccagactgtcatttccagggaaatctgATGTagatttcggaagacatactgctAAAACTGAGGAAcatttctctccctatcttctatattcacacccctcagtctcccaatgaacctgaagcatataagcgccgacagaaaacaaaaatcgaaaataaaacgggcggTAAAAAACATAGGTACTTTGGTACATCGAGCTCGTATTTTCAGGCTCTCAGGAGAAAGGATCATGAAGCATAACTTTTTACATATCTAGATATTTACCACTCCAATCTCTGAAGCCGAAATCTTAATTATCTGTGTACCATCATAAAGAATGTAATTTACTAAGGATTCAGCTGAACGACTGCATTACGCTTAAATATCCATACGCGTTtgtgctggacttggcttatcactgcggcacagcccaggccctcacctcaggTATATAGTCGTTTGCTCCCTCTGGCCTAGCCACAAATCTCGGGTCTTTGGGATCTTTGATATCGGGGCGATATGCTATAATTCTGTAAGATCTGGACGATGTACGGGAAACCGGCGGTAGGGggctgagaagctgaggtgttgtcatggcactggcactggcaccctGACCTTATCTTATCATTCACCTGCCCTGCCCCACCGAGCCTTGCAGCCTTGCACCTTAAATTCCTtgcaggccaggccaggcaaagccttcctttcctttttctcttctttagCTTAGTATTTCGTCAATTGAGTGTAGCTTTGCAGCATTGTCTCTCGTTTGGCCACTTCGTGACATTGTCAaactttttctttctcttttccttttcttcaagttcagtgtactcgtagaATGGCCTAGCTAGTTGCAATATACTGCCTTGAGACCGTCATACAAGGCACCTGGGATATAGTATACAGTGGAGACTGAGACACTAACAAGGAGCCAAAAACGGTGACATTTGGAAAGGTTTTACATATGAGATTGTGGACACTGAACCTTCCCGTAACTATATTTGTGATTTCTCTTAGAAAGCTCACACATATTGATCAGTGGCAACTCTGGTGGTATGGTGGCAAAATTCTTATGTCGAAGCTGTCTGCCCATGCCAAGCCATCTGCACACAGCTAGCCTGAAAGATTAGCTGATAAATAGAAGCGATTAGAAAATCAAGGAATAACTCGCAAGTGCTAGATGCCAAATAGTCCTATAAAATAAACCGTCCTCCCCCACTTTCTGTGGCACGCTATGGAAAATAAAATAAAGAGAAATGTCATGTTCTTGAATACGGACTCCCAACAGGATCGGCCAATCagaaaggagaaggggacgaccaatcaggagaaCAGGACGCGTACCTATCAGGAGAGGATCATTGGATCATTGTGACAATCCAACGATCCGGCTCTAGGGATCATTGAGGGAAGACAATGATCCAGGGAAAATGatggtctatatatacggaggaactagatagctcgTAGATAGTTACGCAGTGTGCAATACAAGTCCCATTCGTTGGTATCAGACTATTGTGActgagacaagccattgttgtgcactgtttagctgcaccgaaccaattgtctAGAAGCACCTTCAACTgagtatccctttcagaggttctggataggggttcgtcacaagAAAGAGTGAAAGGTTGAAATGAATAGCTAGAGGATTCCGGCGGACAAAAAAGGTAAATCCTGCAACGAAATGGAATTATATCCTGACAACATTAGAAGTATCACCTGGCCTGAAGTGCAGCCCATCGCCATGGTCGTTTCGGATATCGCATACGACAACGGTTGATACTCCACAGGCAGCCATAGAATATCTCGGCCATTAAATGTAATCCGCGTACGGTTGTTGTTCAGGCCATATCCTGTTGCCGCATCCCAGAGCCGTATCGTCTGATCCCGTGAAGCCGACGCAAGCGTCCGGtcgtccggcgagaaggcGAAGCTATTGACCGACGAGCTATAGCCTTTGAGCGTCTGTGTCGCGCGGCCTGTTACCGCATCCCAGAGCCGTATCGTCTCATCCTGTGAAGCCGATGCAAGCGTCcggccgtccggcgagaaggcGAAGCTATTGACCGACGAGCTATAGCCTTTGAGCGTCTGTGTCGCGCGGCCTGTTACCGCATCCCAGAGCCGTATCGTCTCATCCTGTGAAGCCGATGCAAGCGTCcggccgtccggcgagaaggcGACGTTATTGACCGGCCTGC comes from the Podospora pseudocomata strain CBS 415.72m chromosome 5, whole genome shotgun sequence genome and includes:
- a CDS encoding hypothetical protein (COG:L; EggNog:ENOG503NZH7), which translates into the protein MPAKPVVFVATDSSGLPVKRKQAHQACDTCRKRKKRCGHLPGNQSVEDSSIIDVESPRPSPSLRPQNPIPPHASQRSSSKPQDPPDADVSDAAAELLLRFFSHAREKPGRNDSSHDASQRKQPPIDSAPRFLGDLNPEGILAEATMTTWPGPSNSSGTASKITDVERDNRPGVSIPPWAVSSPTGEATTTSKSPEATRDPGDEDQPTGFFSFRVDGSWLKVPVRDATTIKLIKELLGSTTEIAPAVLPTEPEWLFMRDMYLRKIQPIFPILDRETLVDLPQDKNVREAIQAAVCLAISTDPEVSGRLTLGCRSQDGKGWVRESVDYEDYSQALASFINTRIRSRELPLLYNLQVMGITCLYWQPEEVNERSAPLNLFGNLVSIAASHGVHLELQGKGHLADQRYPPGTGKRLFKCIYALDRLLAAFSGRPVMFHNEDLMDRPKADPDDPPSFRLFMSLIHVLDQVIEMYRPRPTVTYIDIPVYEQMALDVGAQCEPEIILTTLEVLYHAIGVLSVRMTRERFATPPETDNGNKTPVSYQHLPPSSVNARRSHSSDRILDVISAYKLSPFPFVPYALSLSLSVAYRKWKFSKLPMFRTRGKADFLKVAAAIRQLSPIWANARLSSELGNAVVRNLERSEALLRERAKAKGGVCAPSKPKAINDSGSAFNIELHSRARWLIEKPDEGARQDSTNPPSSGARLQPGLVAGACEPLSPSSTLANTSQGHPDTAMAVGSYQIPDTSGVGHTNVNLFGSMGGDQMESGSGEFMAMNDSLIFDSWDPTFAQMIDYSFASNLDPGNPFGSCEYMGFT
- a CDS encoding hypothetical protein (EggNog:ENOG503NYF4; COG:S), with protein sequence MKAVLPARLPPATCRVRLSTPLLRSCRQPPRYQTRGVVCMASMSPKKREGDISDAFASMSGKAPEPLPDRYRQLKLRLVQGHEEAVIASWKRLLSVLQRENEVIAQRGPSIVPEIRFSHLEEDLAASKPELKKRGVAVIKGVIPEDEARAYKYEIEEYVRQNPHTKGFPSDHPQVLELYWSSTQARARFHPSLLKAQTTLMSSLWHASNPSTPISLSTPLCYADRLRIRQPGDAQFALGPHQDGGSVERWEENGYGLGGIYNPIFRGDWESYDPFDASGRLNAVTNLHDGLGACSMFRTFQGWLSMSKSGPGEGTLLVNPLVRETAVYTLLRPFFRDIKTLHQLGGDKRRHLEVDNWEFTGGEKMTSDLQGASPGHGQEFPEGLHPHLELERTMVHVLEVRPGDYVVWHCDTIHAVDKTHNGHGDSSVMYIPICPTTEASAQYVARQRAAFLEGTPAPDFPGGEGESRHIGRPTEDYVMRFCDPVGVQSLGLDKLVALEGDTPSGKEAVRLANQALGFI